One stretch of Zingiber officinale cultivar Zhangliang chromosome 6B, Zo_v1.1, whole genome shotgun sequence DNA includes these proteins:
- the LOC121989259 gene encoding BTB/POZ domain-containing protein NPY1-like isoform X2, whose product MDDGVEKGNLVHKLEIFLNTSVLQSWKDSIIVFQMTKSSLPWSEELKIARRCIECIASKTLVDSKNVNWPYTYSRKQGMHRVPSDWWVEDLCELDVDLYKRVMVVVKSKGKLSSDTIREALKAYAARWLPDSHEALINDNEDTKKNTIVVETIISLLPSDECSVCSCRFLLKLLKVVILVGARDALREELIDRISIQLHKASVKSLLIPSKSGGGIIMYDVDLVQSLVDKSTMHIGTSFVDENGNSEALVALGKLIDCYLSEVANDLNLSISRFTKLAQSIPASARSVHDGLYTAIDIYLKEHPNLTKAEKKRICNLMDVKKLSSEACVHAVQNEQLPLRTVVQVLFFEQWKASGRSVQAPSVDALASRATMEEEWDGRPVSNRHCSLKQQLGSLKINVDECRGGDNKRSKSMSEKGSSSLLLPSRSRRLFDKLWAVKVETVKSSETSGSSKSPTVCVKPREAKSCRHVRYSIS is encoded by the exons ATGGATGATGGTGTGGAGAAAGGGAATCTGGTACACAAACTTGAGATTTTCCTCAACACAAGCGTGTTACAAAGTTGGAAGGATTCAATCATTGTTTTTCAGATGACAAAGTCATCGCTGCCTTGGTCTGAAGAACTGAAGATCGCAAGAAGGTGCATCGAATGCATTGCTTCAAAAACATTGGTCGATTCCAAGAATGTCAACTGGCCATACACCTACAGCAGGAAACAAGGGATGCACAGAGTTCCCAGTGACTGGTGGGTGGAGGATCTATGTGAGTTGGATGTTGATCTTTATAAGAGAGTAATGGTCGTGGTGAAATCGAAAGGGAAGTTGTCCTCAGACACGATACGGGAGGCCCTCAAGGCCTATGCGGCGCGATGGTTGCCCGATTCTCATGAAGCATTGATCAATGACAACGAGGACACTAAAAAGAATACGATTGTAGTGGAAACCATCATCTCGCTCTTGCCTTCTGACGAGTGCTCAGTGTGTTCATGCAGGTTTCTACTCAAATTGCTAAAAGTCGTGATCTTGGTAGGAGCCAGAGACGCATTGAGGGAGGAACTTATTGATCGAATCAGCATTCAGTTGCACAAAGCTTCAGTTAAAAGTCTGCTAATTCCTTCGAAATCAGGCGGTGGTATTATAATGTATGATGTTGATCTGGTTCAAAGTCTTGTGGATAAGTCTACGATGCATATTGGTACCAGCTTTGTCGATGAGAATGGAAACAGTGAAGCCTTGGTTGCTTTGGGGAAATTGATTGACTGCTATCTCTCTGAAGTAGCGAACGATCTCAATTTATCGATTTCTAGATTTACTAAGCTCGCGCAGTCGATTCCTGCTTCAGCAAGATCAGTTCATGATGGATTGTACACAGCCATTGATATCTATTTGAAG GAACATCCAAACTTGACGAAAGCTGAAAAAAAGAGGATTTGCAACTTGATGGATGTCAAGAAACTTTCGTCGGAAGCTTGTGTACACGCAGTGCAAAATGAGCAACTGCCACTTCGAACTGTCGTTCAAGTCCTCTTCTTTGAGCAGTGGAAGGCATCCGGCCGGAGCGTGCAAGCTCCATCCGTGGACGCTTTAGCATCTCGAGCAACCATGGAAGAAGAATGGGACGGGCGACCGGTATCGAACCGCCATTGTAGTCTGAAGCAGCAGCTAGGGAGCTTGAAGATAAATGTGGATGAGTGTCGAGGTGGCGACAACAAGAGGAGCAAAAGCATGAGCGAGAAGGGCAGCAGTAGCCTGCTGTTGCCGTCGAGGTCGAGGAGGTTGTTCGACAAGTTGTGGGCAGTGAAGGTGGAGACAGTTAAGAGTTCTGAGACATCAGGGAGCTCAAAGAGCCCTACCGTCTGTGTGAAGCCTCGAGAAGCAAAGTCTTGTAGGCACGTCAGATACTCTATTTCATGA
- the LOC121989259 gene encoding BTB/POZ domain-containing protein NPY1-like isoform X1 → MKFMKLGSKPDAFRSEGRCIRFVMSELPTDIIVHVDEVRFYLHKFPLLAKCNRLQQLVLEVVEDRSDEIILHDFPGGPDTFELCAKFCYGITVTLNAHNVVAARCAAEYLEMDDGVEKGNLVHKLEIFLNTSVLQSWKDSIIVFQMTKSSLPWSEELKIARRCIECIASKTLVDSKNVNWPYTYSRKQGMHRVPSDWWVEDLCELDVDLYKRVMVVVKSKGKLSSDTIREALKAYAARWLPDSHEALINDNEDTKKNTIVVETIISLLPSDECSVCSCRFLLKLLKVVILVGARDALREELIDRISIQLHKASVKSLLIPSKSGGGIIMYDVDLVQSLVDKSTMHIGTSFVDENGNSEALVALGKLIDCYLSEVANDLNLSISRFTKLAQSIPASARSVHDGLYTAIDIYLKEHPNLTKAEKKRICNLMDVKKLSSEACVHAVQNEQLPLRTVVQVLFFEQWKASGRSVQAPSVDALASRATMEEEWDGRPVSNRHCSLKQQLGSLKINVDECRGGDNKRSKSMSEKGSSSLLLPSRSRRLFDKLWAVKVETVKSSETSGSSKSPTVCVKPREAKSCRHVRYSIS, encoded by the exons ATGAAATTTATGAAGCTAGGATCGAAGCCGGACGCGTTCCGATCGGAGGGTAGATGCATCAG GTTTGTGATGTCTGAGCTACCAACTGATATTATTGTACATGTTGATGAAGTAAGGTTTTACTTGCACAAG TTTCCTCTTTTAGCAAAGTGCAACCGGTTGCAACAGCTAGTACTGGAGGTTGTTGAAGATAGATCAGATGAAATAATCTTACATGATTTCCCCGGTGGACCGGATACGTTTGAGCTCTGTGCAAAATTTTGCTACGGCATCACTGTGACTCTGAATGCCCACAATGTTGTCGCTGCAAGATGTGCAGCCGAGTACCTAGAGATGGATGATGGTGTGGAGAAAGGGAATCTGGTACACAAACTTGAGATTTTCCTCAACACAAGCGTGTTACAAAGTTGGAAGGATTCAATCATTGTTTTTCAGATGACAAAGTCATCGCTGCCTTGGTCTGAAGAACTGAAGATCGCAAGAAGGTGCATCGAATGCATTGCTTCAAAAACATTGGTCGATTCCAAGAATGTCAACTGGCCATACACCTACAGCAGGAAACAAGGGATGCACAGAGTTCCCAGTGACTGGTGGGTGGAGGATCTATGTGAGTTGGATGTTGATCTTTATAAGAGAGTAATGGTCGTGGTGAAATCGAAAGGGAAGTTGTCCTCAGACACGATACGGGAGGCCCTCAAGGCCTATGCGGCGCGATGGTTGCCCGATTCTCATGAAGCATTGATCAATGACAACGAGGACACTAAAAAGAATACGATTGTAGTGGAAACCATCATCTCGCTCTTGCCTTCTGACGAGTGCTCAGTGTGTTCATGCAGGTTTCTACTCAAATTGCTAAAAGTCGTGATCTTGGTAGGAGCCAGAGACGCATTGAGGGAGGAACTTATTGATCGAATCAGCATTCAGTTGCACAAAGCTTCAGTTAAAAGTCTGCTAATTCCTTCGAAATCAGGCGGTGGTATTATAATGTATGATGTTGATCTGGTTCAAAGTCTTGTGGATAAGTCTACGATGCATATTGGTACCAGCTTTGTCGATGAGAATGGAAACAGTGAAGCCTTGGTTGCTTTGGGGAAATTGATTGACTGCTATCTCTCTGAAGTAGCGAACGATCTCAATTTATCGATTTCTAGATTTACTAAGCTCGCGCAGTCGATTCCTGCTTCAGCAAGATCAGTTCATGATGGATTGTACACAGCCATTGATATCTATTTGAAG GAACATCCAAACTTGACGAAAGCTGAAAAAAAGAGGATTTGCAACTTGATGGATGTCAAGAAACTTTCGTCGGAAGCTTGTGTACACGCAGTGCAAAATGAGCAACTGCCACTTCGAACTGTCGTTCAAGTCCTCTTCTTTGAGCAGTGGAAGGCATCCGGCCGGAGCGTGCAAGCTCCATCCGTGGACGCTTTAGCATCTCGAGCAACCATGGAAGAAGAATGGGACGGGCGACCGGTATCGAACCGCCATTGTAGTCTGAAGCAGCAGCTAGGGAGCTTGAAGATAAATGTGGATGAGTGTCGAGGTGGCGACAACAAGAGGAGCAAAAGCATGAGCGAGAAGGGCAGCAGTAGCCTGCTGTTGCCGTCGAGGTCGAGGAGGTTGTTCGACAAGTTGTGGGCAGTGAAGGTGGAGACAGTTAAGAGTTCTGAGACATCAGGGAGCTCAAAGAGCCCTACCGTCTGTGTGAAGCCTCGAGAAGCAAAGTCTTGTAGGCACGTCAGATACTCTATTTCATGA